One Balaenoptera ricei isolate mBalRic1 chromosome 16, mBalRic1.hap2, whole genome shotgun sequence genomic window carries:
- the LOC132350693 gene encoding small nuclear ribonucleoprotein E-like yields the protein MAYQGQGQKVQKVMVQPINLIFRYLQNRSRIQVWLYEQVNMQIEGCIIGFDEYMNLVLDDAEEIHSKTKSRKQLGRIMLKGDNITLLQSVSN from the coding sequence ATGGCGtaccagggccagggccagaagGTGCAGAAGGTGATGGTGCAGCCAATCAATCTCATCTTCAGATACTTGCAAAATAGATCTCGGATTCAGGTGTGGCTTTATGAGCAAGTGAATATGCAGATAGAGGGCTGTATCATTGGTTTTGATGAGTATATGAACCTCGTATTAGATGATGCAGAAGAGATTCATTCTAAAACAAAGTCAAGAAAACAACTGGGTCGGATCATGCTAAAAGGAGATAACATTACTCTGCTCCAAAGTGTCTCCAACTAG